TGTAAGCGCGAATCTAGATTAGATTCTGGAGTTTGGATTCCGTAAACCGGGCCTTGCATCAAATCGGTGGCTTTTAAATCCCACATGCGCACGCCAAACCAGAGTAAATCCGTATCCATCACTTTAGTGGTGTGATATAAGGAGCCTGCTTGCCTTGGGAATAGGAATTTATCTTTGCGTCCTTTATGTTCTATTTCAAGCCAGCCTTCCTCGATGTCAATGTTTGGTGTGCCATATTCACCCATGGTACCCAGTTTTATCATATGGGTATCGCGTGCCAGGTCTTTTAGAGCAAATACCAGGTTATTGGTGACTAACAAATTATTTTGTAAGGTTTTATTGGCGTACTTATAGTTGATGAGGGAATAAGGAGCGGAAGGTTGCTCTGCATAGTGAACTACTGTGGCTGGGATGCCAGTAAATTTTTTATTAATAGCCCATTGATATTCCACTCGACCATTAAAGAGGTCGCGCATGATTTCTGGATCAGTTAAATCGCCGATCACCACTTTAATTTCTTTCCCAGTCAATTGATGCCACAGTTGGGCGCGCTCGATTAAAGAAGGTATGGGGTAAAGCATTCCGACGTCCAACTCGACGCAGGCATTGCGGCGAAGATAATTATCCACCACAGTAACGTCATAACCACGGTTTGAAAAGTACATGGCCGTAGGCCAACCAAGATAACCATCACCACCCAGTATTAAAACATGCGCCACTTTAATTCTCCTTAAAACTCGCTTACGTCTGAAATATTTGTTGCTTCTTGGTAGAAATAGCTATGGCTTGAGCTTTCCTTTCTTGAGGATGCCGCTATATGACCGCCAGACTCCAGACAGGCCAATATATTGTTACGAATGAGGTAGTTTTTAATATCGTCTACAGACATGTGCTGTTCAGTAGAGCTGATGTATGGCCTATCAACTTCTTTACTGATAATGGTTTCATAACAGTCATAATCAATGTGTTCATAGATAGGAGGAATGGAAGGTTTTACCATAAACATATGTTGTAATTCATAGGTTCTTGCCGTTTCTTCTTCTGTCATCAATTCTTCGTATAGTTTTTCGCCAGGCTTGGCTCCAATAAATTCTATTTCAATATCTTCAGGCCGGCGTCCAAATTTGGGAGCAACGAGGTTCACCATGGCGGCAGCTAAATCCATGATGCGCATAACCGGCATTTTGGTAATGAATACTTCTCCGCCTTTTGCGAGCAGGGATGCCTCAATAACCAAATTGACGGCTTCTTCCGCGGTCATAAAAAAACGCGTCATGCGTTCATCGGTGATGGTAAGATTTTTGCCTTCTTTAATCTGTTTGTAAAAAATGGGTACGACAGAACCGCGGGAGCCAATGACATTGCCAAAACGCGTGCTGCTGAAAATGATATTGCGAGTTCCTTTCAAATTGGCCGCTGATGTCATTAGTCGTTCACCTAATAATTTGGTTGTTCCCATCACATTAGTGGAGTTGACTGCTTTGTCGCTGCTGGTGTAAATGACGCGATTGACGGAAGGCGATTCAAGGGCGGCACTGATGACATTCAAAGTGCCTTCGGCGTTTGTTTTGACGGCATCAAAGGGGCTTAATTCACTGATGATGACATGTTTCATCGCTGCGGCATGCAGGATAATATCGATGTTTTTAGCGAGGTATTTAAGTCTATCCAGATCCCTTATATCCGCGTAAAATCCATTGTAGCGTGGCTCTTTTCTATATTGGTCATTTAAATAAAAGAGTTCGGATTCATTGTTATCAAGGGCTTTTACTTCTTTAACATCTTGTTGCAAAAGTTTGTTGATTAAAACACTTCCAATGGTTCCGGCAGCGCCTGTAATTAGAATTCTTTTTCCCTTGTATACATTCTCCATGTATTCCCTCAAACAAATAGAATAGATTTAAAAATACTCCATAGCGTTGCTGAAATTAACATAAGATGGATTGATTATCCAGCATTAACCTGGCTTTTCTTTGATAGATTTCAATGATGTTAACTGCATATTCAAAAAAGGAATATTGAGGTTGATACTATGAATGTTTCCACGATTTTAGTAGCATTTTGTCTTTGTATATTACTTTTTATTAAAACACAGTAGCT
This genomic interval from Legionella oakridgensis ATCC 33761 = DSM 21215 contains the following:
- a CDS encoding NAD-dependent epimerase/dehydratase family protein codes for the protein MAHVLILGGDGYLGWPTAMYFSNRGYDVTVVDNYLRRNACVELDVGMLYPIPSLIERAQLWHQLTGKEIKVVIGDLTDPEIMRDLFNGRVEYQWAINKKFTGIPATVVHYAEQPSAPYSLINYKYANKTLQNNLLVTNNLVFALKDLARDTHMIKLGTMGEYGTPNIDIEEGWLEIEHKGRKDKFLFPRQAGSLYHTTKVMDTDLLWFGVRMWDLKATDLMQGPVYGIQTPESNLDSRLQTLFNYDEIFGTIINRFITQAVVGYPLTVYGKGGQTRGYLNINDTLQCVHASEKTPARKGELRIFNQIMETFTANQLAEMTKKVGDSLGFQVEIKNIENPRKEQEEHYYNPTYQGLQDIGVIPHYLTEEVMQGMFEVVNQYKGNIRKDVIFRGVKW
- a CDS encoding SDR family NAD(P)-dependent oxidoreductase → MENVYKGKRILITGAAGTIGSVLINKLLQQDVKEVKALDNNESELFYLNDQYRKEPRYNGFYADIRDLDRLKYLAKNIDIILHAAAMKHVIISELSPFDAVKTNAEGTLNVISAALESPSVNRVIYTSSDKAVNSTNVMGTTKLLGERLMTSAANLKGTRNIIFSSTRFGNVIGSRGSVVPIFYKQIKEGKNLTITDERMTRFFMTAEEAVNLVIEASLLAKGGEVFITKMPVMRIMDLAAAMVNLVAPKFGRRPEDIEIEFIGAKPGEKLYEELMTEEETARTYELQHMFMVKPSIPPIYEHIDYDCYETIISKEVDRPYISSTEQHMSVDDIKNYLIRNNILACLESGGHIAASSRKESSSHSYFYQEATNISDVSEF